The following proteins are co-located in the Bathymodiolus thermophilus thioautotrophic gill symbiont genome:
- the aroB gene encoding 3-dehydroquinate synthase, which yields MKTLNLDLGNKSYPIHIGQDLLTQADLLTQHIQGRQVMIVTNTTVAPLYLAKVKALLALFTVAEVILPDGEQYKTLDTVNEIFTALLTARFDRSCTLIALGGGVVGDMTGFAAASYQRGVNFIQIPTTLLSQVDSSVGGKTGVNHPLGKNMIGAFYQPKCVLIDVDTLDTLDDRQYSAGMAEVIKYGLLGNVDFLLDLQQNIDALMHRDKALIIKAVYQSCTDKANIVAQDELESGKRALLNFGHTFGHALENTLGYGTYLHGEAVSVGMLMAAELSALEGLINDEEVQQIKGLLQKAQLPVSINSKIDHQDFMNAMRVDKKAINGEIRLILMKKLGQAFIGNDYQQHNLEQVIKDFL from the coding sequence ATGAAAACACTCAATCTTGATCTAGGCAACAAATCTTACCCCATTCACATTGGACAAGATTTGCTTACCCAAGCTGATTTGCTGACCCAGCACATCCAAGGCAGGCAAGTAATGATTGTGACTAACACCACAGTTGCCCCGCTTTATCTCGCCAAAGTAAAGGCTTTGCTTGCTCTTTTTACCGTGGCTGAGGTAATTCTGCCAGACGGCGAACAGTATAAAACCCTGGACACAGTCAATGAGATTTTTACCGCACTACTCACAGCCCGTTTTGACCGCTCTTGTACGCTTATTGCCCTTGGTGGTGGCGTGGTCGGCGATATGACGGGCTTTGCAGCCGCCAGTTATCAACGGGGTGTTAATTTTATTCAAATCCCGACCACACTACTGTCGCAAGTAGATTCCAGCGTGGGCGGCAAAACAGGGGTTAATCACCCACTGGGTAAAAATATGATTGGGGCGTTTTATCAGCCAAAATGCGTGTTGATTGATGTGGATACATTGGATACATTAGACGATAGGCAATATTCAGCAGGTATGGCTGAGGTCATTAAATATGGGTTACTTGGTAATGTGGATTTTTTGCTTGATTTGCAACAAAATATAGACGCTTTAATGCATCGTGACAAGGCTTTAATTATCAAAGCAGTGTATCAATCTTGCACCGACAAAGCCAATATTGTGGCACAAGATGAGCTGGAATCTGGCAAGCGTGCCTTGCTTAATTTTGGCCATACTTTTGGACATGCACTGGAAAATACTTTGGGCTACGGCACCTACTTACACGGAGAAGCAGTCTCTGTAGGAATGCTGATGGCAGCTGAATTATCCGCATTGGAAGGGCTGATTAATGACGAAGAAGTACAACAAATTAAAGGTTTATTGCAAAAAGCTCAGTTACCTGTATCTATCAACAGTAAAATAGACCATCAAGATTTTATGAATGCAATGCGTGTTGATAAAAAAGCCATTAATGGCGAAATTCGTCTTATTTTAATGAAAAAATTAGGACAGGCTTTCATCGGTAATGATTATCAGCAACACAATTTAGAGCAAGTAATTAAGGATTTTTTATGA
- the ileS gene encoding isoleucine--tRNA ligase, giving the protein MSDYKSSLNLPFTKFAMKANLANREGGFLKKWQDDELYNQIRKHNEGKPKFILHDGPPYANGDIHIGHAVNKVLKDIIIKSKSFSGFDAPFVPGWDCHGLPIELNVEKKKGKVGHKIDANAFRAECRKYADTQVTKQKADFQRLGILSDWDNPYLTKDFKYEANIVRALGQIVENGHISKGYKPVHWCTECGSALAEAEVEYKDKQSEAIDVKFNIIDTALFNVDKPVSVVIWTTTPWTLPANEAVALHPELDYVLVDTGSECLLLAKALADNAVERYDIEAVIGKQTFAGSELEGLKVQHPFYNKQVPIILGEHVTTDAGTGAVHTAPAHGQEDFVVGKQYNLPVDCPVDAKGVFFEDTELLGGQFIFKANASVIEILNHKHALVKHTPIMHSYPHCWRHKTPVIFRATPQWFVSMQQNGLRDTVNEEIPKVDWIPDWGKKRIELMVGNRPDWCISRQRFWGVPITMFVHKQTGELHPDTQALFATVADKIEQNGIEAWFESDIEDFLGTDAKDYDKTTDTLDVWFDSGVSHFAVLKARAGLADVADLYLEGSDQHRGWFQSSLISSVAMNGKAPYKQVLTHGFTVNKDGKKMSKSLGNAMSPQKVVNNLGADILRLWIASTDYTSEMTVSDEILKRSADSYRRLRNTLRFMLANTTGFNPQKHSIEFTQMLDLDKWIVAQAATLQVQILQAYEQYNFHQVMQLTLNFCTNDLGGFYLDVIKDRQYTTQENSPARRSAQTALNHILEAMVRWLAPVLSFTAEEIWQSMPSEKTHSIFLQEWYQELNADYDNEAIDAARNIKPFIQKQMEQMRNDKTIGSSLDAEVDIYCEDSVYQSLHKLADELRFVFITSYARIHPVSEKTNDCIAAGTGVFIKVSKSTHEKCARCWHHREDIGNNSEHPELCGRCVENVVGDGEKREFA; this is encoded by the coding sequence ATGTCTGATTATAAATCTAGTTTAAATTTACCGTTTACCAAATTTGCGATGAAGGCCAATCTTGCCAATCGAGAAGGCGGTTTTTTGAAGAAATGGCAAGACGATGAATTGTATAACCAAATTCGCAAACACAATGAGGGCAAGCCTAAATTCATTTTGCACGATGGCCCACCGTATGCGAATGGCGACATTCATATTGGGCATGCGGTTAATAAGGTGCTTAAAGATATTATTATTAAATCTAAATCTTTCTCAGGTTTTGATGCACCTTTTGTGCCGGGGTGGGATTGTCACGGGTTGCCGATTGAGTTAAATGTTGAGAAGAAAAAAGGCAAAGTTGGGCATAAAATTGATGCCAATGCATTTAGAGCAGAGTGTCGTAAGTATGCTGATACGCAAGTTACCAAACAAAAAGCAGATTTTCAACGCTTGGGTATTTTAAGTGATTGGGATAATCCTTATTTGACCAAAGATTTTAAATACGAGGCTAATATTGTTCGGGCTTTGGGGCAAATTGTTGAGAATGGCCATATTTCCAAAGGTTACAAACCTGTGCATTGGTGCACCGAGTGTGGTTCGGCGTTGGCTGAGGCAGAAGTGGAATATAAGGACAAACAGTCTGAGGCGATTGATGTTAAATTTAATATCATTGACACTGCACTGTTTAATGTTGACAAACCAGTGTCGGTTGTTATTTGGACAACCACTCCTTGGACGCTACCTGCTAATGAGGCGGTAGCACTTCATCCTGAGTTGGATTATGTGCTGGTTGATACGGGCAGTGAGTGTTTATTGCTTGCTAAAGCGTTGGCTGATAATGCCGTTGAGCGTTATGATATTGAAGCCGTTATCGGCAAACAAACTTTTGCTGGTAGCGAGTTAGAGGGGTTAAAAGTCCAGCATCCGTTTTACAACAAGCAAGTGCCTATTATTTTAGGCGAACATGTAACCACAGATGCTGGTACAGGTGCAGTGCATACAGCGCCTGCACATGGTCAAGAAGATTTTGTTGTTGGCAAACAATACAATTTACCAGTGGATTGTCCAGTGGATGCCAAAGGTGTGTTCTTTGAAGATACTGAACTTTTGGGCGGGCAGTTTATTTTTAAAGCCAATGCCAGTGTGATTGAGATTTTGAATCATAAACATGCGCTGGTAAAGCATACGCCCATAATGCATTCTTACCCACACTGCTGGCGACACAAAACCCCCGTTATTTTCCGTGCCACCCCTCAATGGTTTGTCTCCATGCAACAAAATGGCTTGCGTGATACGGTGAATGAGGAAATTCCAAAAGTTGATTGGATACCCGATTGGGGCAAAAAGCGCATCGAACTCATGGTGGGTAACCGTCCTGATTGGTGTATTTCTCGCCAGCGTTTTTGGGGTGTGCCGATTACGATGTTTGTGCATAAGCAAACGGGTGAATTGCATCCAGACACACAAGCATTGTTTGCCACTGTGGCAGATAAAATTGAGCAAAATGGCATTGAAGCATGGTTTGAATCTGATATTGAAGATTTTTTAGGCACTGATGCTAAAGACTATGATAAAACCACCGATACGCTAGATGTGTGGTTTGATTCAGGTGTTTCTCATTTTGCGGTTTTAAAAGCCCGAGCAGGCTTGGCAGATGTGGCAGATCTCTATCTTGAAGGCTCAGATCAACACCGTGGTTGGTTTCAATCCTCGTTAATTTCCTCTGTGGCAATGAATGGTAAGGCGCCTTATAAACAAGTTTTGACGCATGGATTTACCGTTAATAAAGACGGCAAAAAAATGTCTAAATCACTTGGCAATGCCATGAGTCCGCAAAAAGTGGTCAATAATTTGGGCGCAGATATCTTGCGCTTGTGGATTGCATCAACAGACTATACGAGCGAAATGACCGTGAGTGATGAAATTTTAAAACGCAGTGCCGATTCGTATCGCCGACTTCGCAATACTTTGCGTTTTATGCTGGCAAATACAACTGGGTTTAATCCGCAAAAACACAGCATCGAATTTACTCAAATGTTGGATTTGGATAAGTGGATTGTGGCGCAAGCAGCCACTTTACAAGTGCAAATTTTGCAAGCCTATGAGCAATATAATTTCCATCAAGTTATGCAATTGACACTTAATTTTTGCACCAATGATTTGGGTGGTTTTTATTTAGATGTGATTAAAGACAGGCAATATACCACGCAGGAAAATTCGCCCGCCAGACGCAGCGCACAAACAGCACTAAATCACATTTTAGAAGCGATGGTGCGTTGGTTGGCGCCAGTATTGTCATTCACTGCAGAAGAGATTTGGCAAAGTATGCCGAGTGAGAAAACACACAGTATTTTCTTACAAGAATGGTATCAAGAATTGAACGCAGATTATGACAACGAAGCAATTGACGCGGCACGCAATATCAAACCGTTTATTCAAAAACAAATGGAGCAAATGCGTAACGATAAAACGATTGGCTCATCATTAGATGCCGAAGTTGATATTTATTGCGAAGACAGTGTTTATCAATCACTGCACAAATTGGCTGATGAATTACGCTTTGTCTTTATCACTTCTTACGCTAGAATTCACCCTGTAAGCGAAAAAACCAACGATTGCATTGCAGCAGGCACTGGCGTGTTTATCAAAGTATCCAAATCTACACACGAAAAGTGCGCGCGTTGTTGGCATCATCGTGAAGACATTGGTAACAACAGTGAGCACCCTGAATTGTGTGGGCGTTGTGTGGAAAATGTGGTTGGTGATGGTGAAAAGCGAGAATTTGCTTAA
- the moaC gene encoding cyclic pyranopterin monophosphate synthase MoaC, translating to MNKLTHVNNKGEANMVDVSDKNNTTRIAKASAKVLMKSETLQEIKGNNLKKGDVLSVARIAGIMAAKQTHHLIPMCHSLNLSKISVDFEFIENGVQITTLAKLNAQTGVEMEALTAASIAALTIYDMCKALDHFIKITDVQLLEKEGGKSGHWKSENA from the coding sequence ATGAATAAATTAACTCATGTAAACAACAAAGGTGAAGCCAATATGGTGGATGTATCCGACAAAAACAACACGACGCGTATTGCTAAAGCCAGTGCCAAGGTGTTAATGAAGTCAGAGACTTTGCAGGAAATTAAGGGCAATAACTTGAAAAAAGGCGATGTGTTATCCGTTGCTAGAATTGCTGGCATTATGGCGGCAAAGCAGACCCACCATCTTATTCCAATGTGCCACAGTCTCAACCTTTCAAAAATTAGTGTGGATTTTGAATTTATTGAAAATGGCGTTCAAATTACCACATTGGCTAAACTAAACGCTCAAACGGGGGTGGAAATGGAGGCGCTTACTGCTGCCAGTATTGCGGCATTGACAATCTACGATATGTGCAAAGCGCTAGACCATTTTATCAAAATTACAGATGTCCAATTATTAGAAAAAGAAGGTGGTAAATCTGGTCATTGGAAATCTGAAAATGCCTAA
- the moaA gene encoding GTP 3',8-cyclase MoaA, whose protein sequence is MPKLIDKFNREITYLRLSVTEHCNYRCFYCRDDEQTPNCKREDILSYEDIEKIVQIFAELGITKVRLTGGEPLLRKGIVKIARLISRIDGINDVPLSTNAHLLEKFAEKLQQNGINRANISIDSLIPERFEKITRGGDLTKVIKGIDAAIQAGMHPIKMNVVVMRDVNDDEIESMVDFAIAKNIDVRFIETMPIGAVGIEALSQHVSEQQIFEKINQHLGNKLTPITPNQTDGPAHNFKIKGTNSTVGIISAVSNHFCQTCNRVRLTTKGDLILCLGQEDAISLKDAVRSDLTDDEIKQMIINAINKKPEKHEFDTIDNISNRQMVEIGG, encoded by the coding sequence ATGCCTAAACTAATTGACAAATTTAATCGAGAGATTACTTATTTAAGACTGTCGGTGACTGAGCATTGTAATTACCGATGTTTTTATTGTCGTGATGATGAGCAGACGCCAAATTGCAAGCGTGAAGACATTTTAAGTTATGAAGATATTGAAAAAATTGTCCAAATTTTTGCCGAATTAGGCATTACCAAAGTCCGATTAACCGGTGGGGAGCCTTTGCTGCGAAAAGGCATTGTTAAAATCGCTCGGCTGATTAGTCGTATCGATGGTATTAACGATGTGCCTTTATCTACCAATGCACATTTATTAGAAAAATTTGCTGAAAAATTACAACAAAATGGCATTAATAGAGCAAATATTTCAATAGATTCACTGATCCCCGAAAGGTTTGAAAAAATTACCCGTGGTGGCGATTTGACCAAAGTTATTAAAGGAATTGATGCAGCCATACAAGCAGGCATGCATCCAATCAAAATGAATGTGGTCGTAATGCGTGATGTGAATGATGATGAGATTGAATCAATGGTTGATTTTGCCATTGCCAAAAATATTGATGTGCGTTTTATTGAAACTATGCCTATTGGAGCGGTGGGTATAGAGGCACTGAGTCAGCATGTTAGTGAACAACAAATTTTTGAAAAAATCAACCAACACCTTGGCAATAAATTAACGCCCATTACCCCCAATCAAACTGATGGCCCTGCACATAATTTTAAAATTAAAGGCACAAACTCTACTGTGGGCATCATCAGTGCAGTGTCTAACCATTTTTGCCAAACTTGTAATCGTGTTAGGCTGACTACCAAGGGGGATTTAATTTTATGTTTGGGTCAAGAAGATGCCATCTCATTAAAAGATGCGGTGCGCTCGGATTTAACCGACGATGAAATTAAACAGATGATTATCAATGCCATCAATAAAAAACCTGAGAAACATGAATTTGACACCATTGATAATATTAGCAATCGGCAAATGGTCGAGATTGGTGGATAA
- the moaD gene encoding molybdopterin converting factor subunit 1, which produces MKIYYFASLKEALKMSSEEITLSANMTVAQLREKLVDKHGERHFPENILCAVNQEIAHDNLIVNGTDEVAFYPPVTGG; this is translated from the coding sequence ATGAAAATTTATTATTTCGCTTCGCTTAAAGAAGCCCTGAAAATGTCCAGTGAAGAAATAACACTAAGTGCCAATATGACAGTCGCACAACTAAGGGAAAAATTGGTTGATAAACACGGCGAACGCCATTTTCCAGAGAATATTCTTTGTGCAGTTAATCAAGAAATTGCCCATGATAACTTGATTGTTAATGGCACAGATGAAGTGGCTTTTTACCCACCCGTAACGGGAGGATAA
- a CDS encoding HPP family protein, translating into MSNKELLISAVGAFIAVAMAEFFSSVILQSANSPLIVASTGASAIVIFGSPHALVSRPWNLIGGHSVSAIVGVACFYLITNTLLATSVAIPLSLVAMHFLKCMHPPGGATAVTAIIGGTTIHNLGYAFVIMPIFFNSLILLTVAMAVATFRDKNPFEDYS; encoded by the coding sequence GTGAGCAATAAAGAATTATTAATTTCAGCAGTTGGTGCATTTATAGCCGTGGCGATGGCTGAATTTTTTTCTAGTGTTATTTTGCAAAGTGCCAACTCCCCTTTGATTGTTGCTTCAACAGGTGCATCGGCTATTGTGATATTTGGTTCGCCACACGCTTTGGTCTCTCGCCCATGGAATTTAATTGGTGGGCACAGTGTTTCAGCCATAGTGGGCGTTGCTTGCTTTTATTTAATCACCAATACATTGTTAGCCACTTCAGTTGCCATTCCCCTGTCACTTGTTGCCATGCATTTTTTAAAATGTATGCATCCTCCCGGCGGTGCTACCGCAGTAACGGCCATTATTGGCGGTACAACCATTCATAATTTAGGGTATGCGTTTGTTATTATGCCGATATTTTTTAATTCTTTAATTTTGCTTACTGTGGCTATGGCAGTTGCCACTTTTAGGGATAAAAACCCGTTTGAAGATTATTCGTAA
- a CDS encoding TusE/DsrC/DsvC family sulfur relay protein has protein sequence MMTVNGKQIELDPEGYLINPEEWNKEVAIELAKSEDIELTDDYWAIFEFMQDYYKEHGIVPDIRHTAKNFGEYLGVDKKSAKTKLFLMFPYGYVKQTCKISGMKRPRGWSTG, from the coding sequence ATGATGACAGTAAACGGCAAACAAATAGAATTAGATCCTGAGGGATATTTAATTAATCCAGAGGAATGGAACAAAGAAGTGGCAATCGAATTAGCCAAATCAGAAGACATTGAGTTGACTGATGATTATTGGGCCATCTTTGAGTTTATGCAAGATTATTACAAAGAGCATGGCATTGTGCCAGACATCAGGCATACTGCTAAGAATTTTGGTGAATATTTAGGGGTTGATAAAAAATCCGCCAAAACCAAGTTATTCCTTATGTTTCCTTATGGTTATGTCAAACAAACCTGTAAAATATCAGGTATGAAACGCCCAAGAGGTTGGAGTACGGGCTAA
- the narI gene encoding respiratory nitrate reductase subunit gamma, producing the protein MVFLNQFFFGYFPYIAMTIFLLGSAMRYDRDQYTWKADSSQLLRKKGMLVGSNLFHIGIILLFFGHFVGLLTPEWVYHPFMSAGTKQIMAMTAGGIFGTMCLIGMLILLNRRLFDKRISRTSKFSDTFVLLYLFVQLLLGLITIPYSAQHLDGSSMIALANWAQHIVTFRTGAADFIIAEAWVFKLHLVLGMSLFVIFPFTRLVHIWSVPVQYLTRSNYQIVRRRG; encoded by the coding sequence ATGGTTTTTTTAAATCAGTTTTTTTTCGGTTATTTTCCCTATATTGCCATGACAATATTTCTGTTGGGCAGTGCCATGCGTTACGACAGAGACCAATATACTTGGAAAGCAGACTCATCGCAATTGTTGCGTAAGAAGGGAATGTTGGTTGGTAGCAATTTATTCCATATTGGGATAATTTTGTTGTTTTTCGGTCATTTTGTTGGATTGTTGACCCCAGAGTGGGTATATCACCCATTTATGAGCGCAGGCACTAAGCAAATTATGGCAATGACTGCCGGCGGTATTTTTGGCACTATGTGTTTAATTGGAATGCTTATTTTGCTTAACAGACGCTTGTTTGATAAGCGCATTAGCAGGACATCTAAATTTAGCGATACATTTGTTTTGCTTTATTTGTTTGTGCAATTGTTATTAGGTTTGATTACCATTCCCTATTCAGCCCAACATTTAGACGGCAGTTCAATGATTGCTTTGGCAAATTGGGCGCAACACATTGTAACATTTAGAACAGGTGCTGCTGATTTCATTATCGCCGAGGCTTGGGTGTTTAAATTACATTTAGTGTTAGGAATGAGTTTATTTGTTATTTTTCCATTCACACGATTGGTGCATATTTGGAGCGTTCCAGTGCAATACCTTACTCGTAGCAACTATCAAATCGTTAGAAGAAGAGGGTAG
- the narJ gene encoding nitrate reductase molybdenum cofactor assembly chaperone: MKTLKVLAILLSYPEESVQANTEDLIEVLKEENLLPKKTLKDLLVFIDEYKNEDFLALQERFVSTFDRSRNHCLNLFEHIHGESRDRGQAMVDLTDMYASKGLFINKKELPDYLPLFLEYLSLCEAEEAKESLGDSIDIIALIGGHLKKNKSPYKAIFIALEELSKIKVNKFRVAEAIKNSPKEPETLDELDELWKEQEAFSGETSECNTCEDDASLN; encoded by the coding sequence ATGAAAACATTAAAAGTTTTGGCAATTTTATTGTCTTATCCAGAAGAGAGTGTCCAAGCAAACACCGAAGATTTGATTGAGGTTTTAAAGGAAGAAAATTTATTGCCTAAAAAAACACTCAAAGATTTGTTGGTTTTTATTGATGAGTATAAAAATGAAGATTTTTTGGCATTGCAAGAGCGCTTTGTTAGCACATTTGATAGAAGTAGAAATCATTGCCTAAATCTCTTTGAGCATATTCACGGCGAATCACGAGACAGAGGTCAAGCAATGGTTGATTTGACGGATATGTATGCCAGCAAAGGGCTGTTTATTAATAAAAAAGAACTGCCTGATTATTTGCCATTATTTTTAGAATATTTATCTTTGTGTGAGGCTGAAGAGGCAAAAGAATCGTTAGGAGATTCTATTGATATTATTGCTTTAATCGGCGGACATTTGAAGAAAAATAAATCACCTTATAAGGCGATATTTATTGCATTAGAAGAGTTGTCTAAAATTAAAGTGAATAAATTCAGAGTTGCTGAAGCCATAAAAAACTCACCTAAAGAACCAGAGACTTTAGATGAATTGGATGAGCTTTGGAAAGAACAAGAGGCGTTCAGCGGTGAAACCTCAGAATGTAATACTTGCGAAGATGACGCAAGTTTAAATTAA
- the narH gene encoding nitrate reductase subunit beta has translation MKIRAQIGMVLNLDKCIGCHTCSVTCKNVWTSRQGVEYAWFNNVETKPGIGYPVDWENQDKWNGGWVSKNGKLQPKVGGKFRLLAKIFANPDLPEIDDYYEPFTFNYAHLQTASEMSTPPVARPHSMITGEVMEKPEWGPNWEEILGGEFKKRAKDYNFKEIEKQIYGEFENTFMMYLPRLCEHCLNPTCVAACPSGAIYKREEDGIVLIDQDKCRGWRMCVSACPYKKIYYNWQSGKSEKCTFCYPRIESGEPTVCSETCVGRIRNLGVILYDADRIEEMANISDEKDLYEAQLEIFLDPHDEAVQKQAKKDGVPDSWMEAAKNSPVYKMAIDWKVAFPLHPEYRTLPMVWYVPPLSPIQNAIEKGVIDHRGPIPNVEDLRIPVRYLANMLTAGNDEPIIFALKRMIAMRNFMRSKKVDNTRLTEVLDEVGLTEDMVDDMYKTMALAAYEDRFVIPTNHKEYSGDTPFDNEIAFSNKSSCGFTFGNGCSEGATTATLFGGNTHKNTMSGKIP, from the coding sequence ATGAAAATAAGAGCGCAAATAGGAATGGTCTTAAATTTAGACAAATGCATCGGTTGCCACACATGTTCGGTTACTTGTAAAAATGTTTGGACTTCGCGTCAAGGCGTTGAATACGCTTGGTTTAATAATGTAGAAACCAAACCGGGTATTGGCTATCCAGTAGATTGGGAAAATCAAGATAAATGGAACGGTGGCTGGGTTTCTAAAAATGGAAAATTGCAACCCAAAGTGGGCGGTAAGTTTAGATTGTTGGCAAAAATATTTGCCAACCCTGATTTACCCGAAATCGATGATTATTATGAACCATTTACCTTTAATTATGCACATTTGCAAACTGCATCTGAGATGTCAACACCACCAGTAGCAAGGCCACATTCTATGATTACTGGTGAAGTAATGGAAAAACCAGAATGGGGTCCGAACTGGGAAGAAATCTTAGGGGGTGAGTTTAAAAAACGCGCAAAAGATTATAATTTCAAAGAAATTGAAAAACAAATTTACGGCGAATTTGAAAACACCTTTATGATGTATTTGCCTAGATTGTGTGAACATTGTCTTAATCCAACTTGCGTTGCCGCATGCCCAAGTGGTGCGATTTATAAAAGAGAAGAAGACGGCATTGTCTTAATTGATCAAGACAAATGCAGGGGCTGGAGAATGTGTGTTAGCGCCTGTCCTTATAAGAAAATTTATTATAACTGGCAATCTGGAAAATCAGAAAAATGTACTTTTTGTTACCCAAGAATAGAATCGGGCGAACCCACCGTTTGCTCTGAAACTTGTGTTGGTAGAATTCGTAATTTAGGCGTTATTCTGTATGATGCAGATAGAATTGAAGAAATGGCAAATATAAGTGATGAAAAAGACTTATATGAGGCGCAGTTAGAAATATTTCTAGATCCGCATGATGAAGCAGTGCAAAAACAAGCCAAAAAAGATGGCGTGCCTGATAGTTGGATGGAAGCCGCTAAAAACTCACCTGTTTATAAAATGGCAATTGATTGGAAAGTAGCCTTTCCATTACATCCTGAGTATAGAACCTTACCAATGGTTTGGTATGTGCCACCACTGTCTCCTATTCAAAATGCCATTGAAAAAGGGGTGATTGATCATAGAGGACCTATTCCTAATGTGGAGGATCTGCGTATTCCGGTTCGATATTTAGCCAATATGCTCACGGCTGGGAATGACGAACCTATTATTTTTGCTTTAAAAAGAATGATAGCCATGCGTAACTTTATGCGTAGCAAAAAAGTTGATAACACACGCTTGACAGAGGTTTTGGATGAAGTTGGATTAACAGAAGATATGGTTGACGATATGTATAAAACCATGGCGCTGGCTGCTTATGAAGATAGATTTGTTATTCCGACAAACCACAAAGAATATTCAGGCGATACGCCTTTTGATAATGAAATTGCTTTTAGTAATAAATCCTCTTGTGGGTTTACTTTTGGCAACGGTTGTTCAGAAGGGGCAACAACAGCAACTTTGTTTGGCGGCAACACACATAAAAATACAATGAGCGGGAAAATTCCATGA